A single Xiphias gladius isolate SHS-SW01 ecotype Sanya breed wild chromosome 22, ASM1685928v1, whole genome shotgun sequence DNA region contains:
- the dedd1 gene encoding death effector domain-containing 1 isoform X2 has product MAEVHHQGYPLRDSLYWDETECLNYYGMLSLHEVFEIVGSQLTETDMEVLSFLLNETCSAPHPLDPAGWTVEPHEGEPDDSGVSPSPKLLKAWRHLKPQASQHPLVPSYKPKSGLELLLELERQGYLSDGNLEPLLQLLRVLTRHDLLPLVSHKKRRTVSPERTGWRYGNENRDLVCDSGMGTTCRQTEIPLPSFTQQLRTGIYPPMPGPSARRRRRRKRGNGWSRRPKKTSRQGQPVAPPPPPPHKVSCDIRLRVRAEYLEHETALRDGVSSDKRQPLERQFELFSQASSLLRSRDLGSIVCDIKFTELDNLEAFWGDYLSGALLEALKGVFITDSLRMAAGTEGVRLLISVDQDDYEEGRRLLRARRVLSSSNGATL; this is encoded by the exons ATGGCAGAAGTCCATCACCAAGGGTACCCTCTCAGGGACTCACTTTACTGGGATGAAACAGAGTGTCTAAACTACTATGGGATGCTGTCTCTCCATGAGGTCTTTGAAATTGTTGGTTCTCAGCTGACAGAGACTGACATGGAAGTGCTGTCATTCCTTCTGAATGAAACCTGTTCTGCACCACACCCTCTTGATCCAGCAGGCTGGACAGTTGAGCCACATGAGGGTGAACCAGATGACTCGGGAGTGTCCCCGAGTCCTAAACTGCTAAAGGCCTGGAGGCATTTAAAGCCTCAGGCCTCCCAGCATCCCTTAGTACCCTCATATAAGCCCAAGAGTGGCCTTGAGCTGTTGCTAGAGCTAGAAAGGCAAGGATACCTCAGTGATGGCAACCTGGAGCCACTACTGCAACTACTAAGAGTCCTCACCCGTCATGATCTGCTGCCTTTAGTGTCCCACAAGAAAAGGAGGACAG tatCTCCAGAGAGAACTGGGTGGAGATATGGAAACGAGAACAGAGATTTGGTTTGTGACTCTGGAATGGGAACCACctgtagacagacagaaatacctCTTCCATCTTTCACACAACAATTGAGAACCG GTATTTACCCTCCTATGCCTGGGCCATCCgctaggaggaggaggaggaggaagaggggaaatgGCTGGAGCCGTAGGCCCAAGAAAACAAGCAGACAGGGCCAGCCAGTGGctccaccaccaccgccgcccCATAAAGTTTCCTGTG ATATCCGACTCCGTGTGCGGGCTGAATACCTGGAGCATGAGACGGCACTCCGCGACGGTGTCTCCTCGGACAAGCGGCAGCCGCTGGAGCGGCAGTTTGAGTTGTTTAGCCAAGCCAGCTCGCTGCTACGTTCCAGAGATCTGGGTTCCATCGTCTGCGACATCAAGTTCACAGAACTGGACAACCTTGAGGCCTTCTGGGGTGACTACCTAAGTGGAGCTCTGCTTGAGGCCCTAAAGGGAGTCTTCATCACGGACTCCCTGAGGATGGCAGCAGGCACAGAGGGTGTCCGCCTGCTGATCAGTGTGGACCAGGATGACTACGAGGAGGGCCGAAGGCTGCTCAGAGCCCGGAGAGTACTGTCATCCAGTAATG GTGCTACTTTGTAG
- the dedd1 gene encoding death effector domain-containing 1 isoform X1, with the protein MAEVHHQGYPLRDSLYWDETECLNYYGMLSLHEVFEIVGSQLTETDMEVLSFLLNETCSAPHPLDPAGWTVEPHEGEPDDSGVSPSPKLLKAWRHLKPQASQHPLVPSYKPKSGLELLLELERQGYLSDGNLEPLLQLLRVLTRHDLLPLVSHKKRRTVSPERTGWRYGNENRDLVCDSGMGTTCRQTEIPLPSFTQQLRTGIYPPMPGPSARRRRRRKRGNGWSRRPKKTSRQGQPVAPPPPPPHKVSCDIRLRVRAEYLEHETALRDGVSSDKRQPLERQFELFSQASSLLRSRDLGSIVCDIKFTELDNLEAFWGDYLSGALLEALKGVFITDSLRMAAGTEGVRLLISVDQDDYEEGRRLLRARRVLSSSNGGHTETHWAV; encoded by the exons ATGGCAGAAGTCCATCACCAAGGGTACCCTCTCAGGGACTCACTTTACTGGGATGAAACAGAGTGTCTAAACTACTATGGGATGCTGTCTCTCCATGAGGTCTTTGAAATTGTTGGTTCTCAGCTGACAGAGACTGACATGGAAGTGCTGTCATTCCTTCTGAATGAAACCTGTTCTGCACCACACCCTCTTGATCCAGCAGGCTGGACAGTTGAGCCACATGAGGGTGAACCAGATGACTCGGGAGTGTCCCCGAGTCCTAAACTGCTAAAGGCCTGGAGGCATTTAAAGCCTCAGGCCTCCCAGCATCCCTTAGTACCCTCATATAAGCCCAAGAGTGGCCTTGAGCTGTTGCTAGAGCTAGAAAGGCAAGGATACCTCAGTGATGGCAACCTGGAGCCACTACTGCAACTACTAAGAGTCCTCACCCGTCATGATCTGCTGCCTTTAGTGTCCCACAAGAAAAGGAGGACAG tatCTCCAGAGAGAACTGGGTGGAGATATGGAAACGAGAACAGAGATTTGGTTTGTGACTCTGGAATGGGAACCACctgtagacagacagaaatacctCTTCCATCTTTCACACAACAATTGAGAACCG GTATTTACCCTCCTATGCCTGGGCCATCCgctaggaggaggaggaggaggaagaggggaaatgGCTGGAGCCGTAGGCCCAAGAAAACAAGCAGACAGGGCCAGCCAGTGGctccaccaccaccgccgcccCATAAAGTTTCCTGTG ATATCCGACTCCGTGTGCGGGCTGAATACCTGGAGCATGAGACGGCACTCCGCGACGGTGTCTCCTCGGACAAGCGGCAGCCGCTGGAGCGGCAGTTTGAGTTGTTTAGCCAAGCCAGCTCGCTGCTACGTTCCAGAGATCTGGGTTCCATCGTCTGCGACATCAAGTTCACAGAACTGGACAACCTTGAGGCCTTCTGGGGTGACTACCTAAGTGGAGCTCTGCTTGAGGCCCTAAAGGGAGTCTTCATCACGGACTCCCTGAGGATGGCAGCAGGCACAGAGGGTGTCCGCCTGCTGATCAGTGTGGACCAGGATGACTACGAGGAGGGCCGAAGGCTGCTCAGAGCCCGGAGAGTACTGTCATCCAGTAATGGTGGGCACACAGAGACTCACTGGGCTGTGTAG